One Mycobacteroides salmoniphilum DNA segment encodes these proteins:
- a CDS encoding uridine kinase family protein — MATPARLRSFSWLAGLINESRPQCGDVRVVAIDGRGAAGKSTFAARLHTALSATTPAVVLHTDDFASWDTFFGWWPRFEEQVLTPWAHGKPAQYRRYDWETREFGPQEQCPPPSVLILEGVGSGRSAAAGQLSSLIWVQTDQATRRHRAEVRDGAELRDFWRLWIDAEDEHFRQDPTAERADITVDGNPEVVLDDPDRYFLLSG, encoded by the coding sequence ATGGCGACACCGGCCCGACTGCGGAGCTTCTCGTGGCTGGCCGGGCTCATCAACGAGAGCCGGCCACAGTGCGGTGACGTGCGCGTCGTCGCCATCGACGGCAGGGGCGCCGCTGGCAAGAGCACCTTTGCTGCGCGATTACACACCGCACTGTCGGCGACAACCCCGGCGGTGGTCCTGCACACCGATGACTTCGCATCCTGGGACACGTTCTTCGGTTGGTGGCCCCGGTTCGAGGAACAGGTACTGACGCCCTGGGCGCACGGCAAGCCGGCCCAGTATCGACGTTACGACTGGGAGACCCGTGAGTTCGGCCCGCAGGAGCAATGCCCACCACCATCGGTGCTGATCCTCGAGGGCGTCGGGTCCGGCCGCTCGGCCGCCGCCGGCCAGTTGAGTTCGCTGATCTGGGTACAGACCGACCAGGCAACCCGCCGTCACCGCGCCGAGGTTCGCGATGGCGCGGAGCTGCGCGACTTCTGGCGCCTGTGGATTGACGCCGAAGACGAGCACTTCCGCCAGGATCCCACCGCGGAACGCGCCGACATCACCGTCGACGGTAACCCCGAGGTGGTCCTGGACGACCCGGACCGCTACTTCCTGCTCAGCGGTTAA
- the pyrH gene encoding UMP kinase yields the protein MTRDVSRTGYKRVLLKLGGEMFGGGAVGLDPDVVHRVASQIAEVVRSGAEVAVVIGGGNFFRGAQLQQRGMERTRSDYMGMLGTVMNSLALQDFLEKEGIVTRVQTAITMGQVAEPYIPLRARRHLEKGRVVIFGAGMGLPYFSTDTTAAQRALEIGAEVVLMAKAVDGIFTDDPRANPDAEFLPEITHREVIDRGLQVADATAFSLCMDNRMPILVFNLLTEGNIARAVAGEKIGTLVTP from the coding sequence ATGACTCGCGATGTGAGCCGCACCGGATATAAGCGGGTGCTGCTCAAGCTCGGCGGCGAGATGTTCGGCGGGGGAGCTGTCGGTCTTGACCCCGATGTGGTCCACAGGGTGGCCAGCCAGATTGCTGAGGTGGTCCGCAGCGGTGCCGAGGTCGCGGTCGTGATTGGCGGCGGCAACTTCTTCCGCGGCGCGCAGCTGCAGCAGCGCGGCATGGAGCGGACGCGCTCGGACTACATGGGCATGCTGGGCACCGTCATGAACAGCCTTGCGCTCCAAGACTTCCTGGAAAAGGAAGGCATTGTCACGCGCGTGCAGACCGCCATCACCATGGGGCAGGTGGCCGAGCCGTACATTCCGTTGCGGGCCAGAAGGCATCTTGAGAAGGGGCGCGTCGTCATCTTTGGCGCCGGCATGGGACTGCCGTACTTCTCCACCGACACCACCGCTGCGCAGCGGGCCCTGGAGATCGGCGCCGAGGTGGTGCTGATGGCCAAGGCGGTCGACGGCATCTTCACCGATGATCCGCGCGCCAATCCCGACGCCGAGTTCCTGCCGGAGATTACCCATCGCGAGGTCATCGACCGTGGCTTGCAGGTCGCCGATGCCACCGCATTCAGTCTGTGTATGGACAACCGGATGCCGATCCTGGTGTTCAACCTGCTTACCGAAGGCAATATCGCCAGGGCGGTCGCAGGTGAGAAGATCGGAACGCTGGTAACACCATGA
- a CDS encoding M23 family metallopeptidase — MAFSPTTAAAPGDAEDRFDWPLRPRAAITRYFDAPRERWNRGHRGVDMAGTPGQRVVAAGAGIVVYAGSLAGRPLISIEHAGGLRTSYEPVTPLVKPGQRVSEGSVIGTLLTGHPGCPAAACLHWGALRGPASAADYLDPLGLLASTPLRLKPLQAG; from the coding sequence CTGGCCTTCTCCCCCACGACAGCCGCCGCCCCCGGGGATGCGGAGGACCGTTTCGACTGGCCGCTACGTCCCCGAGCTGCGATAACTCGATATTTCGACGCGCCGCGGGAACGCTGGAACCGGGGTCATCGCGGGGTAGATATGGCCGGCACCCCTGGTCAGCGTGTGGTCGCGGCCGGGGCGGGAATTGTGGTGTACGCCGGATCGCTCGCGGGTAGGCCGCTGATCTCGATCGAGCACGCGGGCGGCCTGCGTACCAGCTACGAACCGGTCACACCGCTGGTCAAACCGGGTCAACGGGTGTCGGAAGGATCGGTCATCGGGACATTGCTCACGGGGCATCCGGGATGCCCCGCCGCGGCCTGCCTGCACTGGGGCGCCCTGCGCGGGCCCGCGTCGGCCGCGGATTACCTGGATCCGCTGGGACTATTGGCCTCGACGCCGCTGCGACTGAAGCCGCTTCAGGCGGGCTGA
- a CDS encoding TetR/AcrR family transcriptional regulator, giving the protein MPAVGRYAKGEAKRREILAAALTVLERDGEAGASMRVIAKEANISLAGLMHYFPARDVILTEIQRGADATFEERYRNSTAEIDPGEVLAQAMLDKASKPGSGTVYLSLAAAAAVDPGHPAGAYLRDRYERMRARVADYVRGRQADGRVPAHVDADFAATALIAAADGIQIQWMSDPSIDMGEHMRRVWEQLLR; this is encoded by the coding sequence ATGCCAGCTGTCGGGCGATACGCCAAAGGGGAGGCCAAGCGCCGGGAAATCCTCGCCGCCGCGTTGACGGTGTTGGAGCGCGACGGGGAGGCGGGCGCTTCGATGCGCGTCATCGCCAAGGAGGCCAACATCAGTTTGGCCGGACTCATGCACTACTTCCCGGCGCGGGACGTGATTCTCACCGAGATCCAACGCGGCGCCGATGCCACATTCGAAGAGCGGTATCGGAACTCGACCGCAGAGATCGATCCGGGTGAGGTGCTGGCGCAGGCCATGCTGGACAAGGCGAGTAAGCCCGGCTCGGGGACGGTCTATCTGTCGTTGGCCGCCGCCGCGGCGGTCGATCCGGGGCATCCCGCCGGGGCGTATTTGCGTGACCGGTACGAAAGGATGCGTGCCCGCGTCGCCGATTATGTGCGGGGACGTCAGGCCGACGGCAGGGTGCCCGCGCATGTCGATGCCGATTTTGCCGCCACCGCGTTGATAGCCGCCGCCGACGGCATTCAGATCCAATGGATGTCGGACCCGTCCATTGATATGGGTGAGCACATGCGCCGGGTGTGGGAGCAGCTGCTCCGCTAA
- the pnuC gene encoding nicotinamide riboside transporter PnuC yields MDWTELIGSMAGVLFVVLAVRQNIWTFPVAIVSSLFYIVVFARQTLYADAALQIMFIALAVQGWYLWRWGSQSRHGVAVRRTPSWAWLPLAVSLAVLVAGLYAFLVTFTDSNAPQLDSVITGFSVVSQFMMNRKWIENWALWIVTDAFSVGVYLFKGLNLTAGFYVFLTVMAAVGLWSWRKELRTVAAAHSI; encoded by the coding sequence GTGGACTGGACTGAGCTAATCGGCAGCATGGCCGGTGTGCTGTTCGTCGTCCTGGCTGTCCGCCAGAATATTTGGACCTTCCCGGTAGCGATCGTCAGCTCCCTGTTCTACATCGTGGTTTTCGCCCGGCAGACCCTGTACGCCGATGCTGCCCTGCAGATCATGTTTATCGCGCTGGCCGTGCAGGGTTGGTATCTGTGGCGCTGGGGGAGTCAGAGTCGGCACGGCGTCGCGGTGCGGCGGACGCCGTCGTGGGCGTGGCTGCCGTTGGCAGTGTCTTTGGCCGTCCTGGTGGCAGGGCTCTATGCATTCCTGGTCACCTTCACCGATTCCAATGCCCCTCAGCTTGATTCGGTAATCACTGGGTTCAGCGTCGTATCCCAATTCATGATGAACCGGAAATGGATCGAGAATTGGGCCCTGTGGATCGTCACCGACGCGTTTTCTGTGGGTGTTTACCTGTTCAAGGGACTCAATCTCACGGCGGGCTTCTACGTGTTCCTCACCGTCATGGCCGCTGTCGGCCTGTGGAGCTGGAGAAAAGAGCTGCGCACGGTGGCAGCCGCCCACTCGATATGA
- the helR gene encoding RNA polymerase recycling motor ATPase HelR, with amino-acid sequence MTTYEEELESEREYIAGLYELLDAERARVKGRYRSALRGPVDQQNGAAMVERDDEVRALARQAQRLDVADDGLCFGRLDALTGEHCYVGRIGLLDKTNDYEPLLIDWRAPVAQAFYTATGANPENTRRRRQFRTRGRHVDAFADELLGRPDSDDHDGERGSMSDAALLAAVNAPRGNGMRDIVATIQAEQDRIIRLDHPGVLVIEGGPGTGKTVVALHRVAYLLYTQRQRMERHGVLVVGPNAAFLSHISRVLPSLGETNVVFTTAGDLLPGLKATAEDGADAARLKGSLQILDVLAAAVADRQRTPAEPIRIQLTDVSVRIDADIAQWAIDEARASRLPHNDARTVFTDVLTWALTERAIPRIGKGWLTREDRKAWEHLRAELLDELGDHEGFAAALDDLWPTLTPETLLSELYTSPERLRAAGADPALARAAGDAWTISDVPLLDELIDLVGRDKAAEDAAERERRAEAEYASGVLDMMTGREDMMDDEDHLFATDLLGAEDLAERFTERDTRDLVERASADRDWTYGHIVIDEAQELSEMDWRVLMRRCPSRSFTVVGDLAQRRSVAGATSWDAILSQYVPGRWLYRPLSVNYRTPAEIMAVASALLAEFAPGTQPPESVRSCGVLPWSRHLAEDELPKAIEEFTHDEESREGTSVVIGPPGVPGTVPASETKGLEFDAVLVVAPERILADGPRGAAELYVALTRATQRLGVLHVAPLPHALVGLTETTADPGSVRRVVPTSVAQ; translated from the coding sequence TTGACGACATATGAAGAAGAACTGGAATCCGAGCGGGAGTACATCGCCGGACTTTACGAGCTGCTGGACGCCGAACGTGCACGCGTCAAGGGGCGATACCGCAGCGCCCTGCGCGGCCCGGTCGATCAGCAGAACGGCGCGGCGATGGTCGAGCGAGATGACGAGGTGCGCGCGTTGGCCCGGCAGGCACAGCGCTTGGATGTCGCCGATGACGGGCTGTGCTTCGGCCGGTTGGACGCCCTCACGGGTGAGCACTGCTACGTCGGGCGCATTGGCCTGCTCGACAAGACGAACGACTACGAGCCACTGCTGATCGATTGGCGGGCTCCGGTGGCGCAGGCTTTCTACACCGCGACGGGGGCCAATCCGGAAAACACCCGACGGCGACGTCAATTCCGGACTCGGGGACGTCATGTCGATGCCTTCGCCGACGAGCTTCTCGGACGTCCGGACAGCGACGACCACGACGGTGAACGCGGGAGCATGAGTGACGCGGCGCTACTCGCGGCCGTCAACGCACCGCGCGGCAACGGAATGCGCGACATCGTGGCGACCATCCAGGCCGAACAAGACCGGATCATTCGGCTCGATCATCCCGGTGTGCTAGTCATCGAGGGCGGGCCTGGTACGGGCAAAACCGTTGTGGCATTGCACCGCGTCGCTTACCTGCTGTACACCCAGCGCCAGCGCATGGAACGCCACGGCGTGTTGGTTGTCGGCCCGAATGCGGCCTTCCTGAGCCATATTTCGCGGGTGCTGCCATCGCTGGGCGAGACCAATGTGGTGTTCACGACGGCGGGAGATCTGTTGCCGGGTCTGAAGGCCACGGCAGAGGATGGCGCAGATGCGGCGCGGCTTAAGGGCTCGTTGCAGATTCTCGACGTGCTCGCAGCGGCGGTCGCCGATCGGCAGCGGACCCCCGCGGAGCCAATACGGATCCAGCTCACCGATGTCTCGGTGCGCATCGATGCCGATATCGCGCAATGGGCGATCGACGAGGCGCGTGCGAGCAGACTCCCGCACAACGACGCGCGGACTGTCTTCACCGACGTTCTGACATGGGCGCTCACCGAGCGGGCGATCCCGCGCATCGGCAAGGGGTGGCTCACGCGTGAGGACCGCAAGGCCTGGGAGCACCTGCGTGCGGAGCTGCTGGACGAACTCGGGGATCACGAGGGATTCGCCGCCGCGCTCGACGACCTGTGGCCGACACTGACACCGGAGACGCTGTTGTCGGAGCTGTACACCTCACCAGAGCGGCTACGTGCTGCCGGTGCGGATCCGGCGCTGGCACGCGCCGCCGGTGACGCGTGGACGATCTCAGACGTACCTCTGCTCGATGAGCTGATCGATCTGGTGGGCCGCGACAAGGCGGCGGAAGACGCCGCCGAGCGTGAACGCAGGGCCGAGGCCGAGTACGCCTCCGGTGTACTCGACATGATGACCGGTCGCGAAGACATGATGGACGACGAGGACCACCTCTTCGCCACCGATCTACTCGGTGCTGAAGACCTGGCGGAACGCTTCACCGAACGCGACACCCGCGACCTCGTCGAACGTGCGTCAGCCGACCGGGACTGGACATACGGGCACATCGTGATCGACGAGGCGCAGGAACTGTCCGAAATGGACTGGCGGGTGTTGATGCGCCGCTGCCCGAGTCGTTCGTTCACCGTGGTCGGGGATCTGGCTCAGCGCCGATCGGTGGCCGGCGCCACCTCCTGGGACGCGATCCTGTCGCAGTACGTACCCGGACGCTGGCTGTACCGGCCGTTGTCGGTGAACTATCGCACTCCCGCCGAGATCATGGCAGTCGCCTCGGCGCTGCTGGCCGAGTTCGCGCCGGGTACCCAGCCGCCCGAATCCGTTCGTTCATGTGGCGTCTTACCCTGGTCCAGGCATCTCGCCGAGGACGAATTGCCCAAAGCCATTGAGGAATTCACACATGATGAGGAGTCCCGGGAGGGTACGAGTGTGGTGATCGGGCCGCCGGGTGTGCCGGGCACGGTGCCCGCTTCGGAGACCAAGGGCCTGGAGTTCGACGCCGTCCTGGTGGTGGCACCGGAACGGATCCTGGCCGACGGCCCACGAGGTGCGGCCGAGCTCTATGTGGCGCTCACTCGAGCCACCCAACGTCTCGGGGTGCTGCACGTGGCGCCCTTGCCGCACGCGCTCGTCGGCCTCACCGAAACCACAGCCGACCCAGGCTCGGTTCGCCGGGTCGTGCCAACGAGCGTCGCCCAATAG
- the rpsB gene encoding 30S ribosomal protein S2: MAVVTMKQLLDSGAHFGHQTRRWNPKMKRFIFTDRNGIYIIDLQQTLTYIDKAYEFVKETVAHGGSVMFVGTKKQAQEPIAEEATRVGMPYVNQRWLGGMLTNFSTVHKRLQRLKELEAMEQTGGFEGRTKKEILMLTREKNKLERSLGGIRDMQKVPSAIFVVDTNKEHLAVAEARKLNIPIIAILDTNCDPDVVDYPIPGNDDAIRSAALLTKVVASAIAEGLQARSGLAGGDEKPEAAEPLAEWEQELLASAVAEAPAAEAADATEAPAAEAAEAPAAEAAATETTTEEG, from the coding sequence ATGGCCGTCGTAACAATGAAGCAGCTGCTTGACAGCGGCGCGCACTTCGGGCATCAGACCCGTCGTTGGAACCCCAAGATGAAGCGGTTCATCTTCACCGACCGCAACGGCATTTACATCATCGACTTGCAGCAGACGCTGACCTACATCGACAAGGCGTACGAGTTCGTCAAAGAGACCGTCGCCCACGGTGGTTCGGTCATGTTCGTCGGCACCAAGAAGCAGGCTCAGGAGCCGATCGCCGAAGAGGCGACCCGCGTCGGCATGCCCTACGTGAACCAGCGCTGGCTGGGCGGCATGCTCACCAACTTCTCCACCGTCCACAAGCGTCTGCAGCGCCTCAAGGAGCTGGAGGCCATGGAGCAGACCGGTGGCTTCGAGGGACGCACCAAGAAGGAAATCCTCATGCTCACGCGTGAGAAGAACAAGCTTGAGCGCAGCCTCGGCGGTATCCGGGATATGCAGAAGGTGCCTTCGGCGATCTTCGTGGTGGATACCAACAAGGAGCACCTCGCTGTTGCCGAGGCCCGCAAGCTGAACATCCCGATCATTGCGATCCTGGACACCAACTGCGATCCCGATGTCGTCGACTACCCGATCCCGGGCAACGACGATGCGATCCGCAGCGCTGCGCTGCTCACCAAGGTCGTTGCTTCCGCGATCGCCGAGGGCCTCCAGGCCCGCTCCGGTCTGGCCGGTGGCGACGAGAAGCCAGAGGCCGCCGAGCCGCTCGCCGAGTGGGAGCAGGAATTGCTTGCCTCCGCCGTCGCAGAGGCTCCGGCCGCTGAGGCTGCCGATGCCACAGAGGCTCCGGCCGCTGAGGCTGCAGAGGCTCCGGCCGCCGAAGCTGCTGCTACCGAAACCACAACCGAGGAAGGCTAA
- a CDS encoding glycoside hydrolase family 1 protein, whose protein sequence is MKWMSAVMASAVVFAVGLTACSPRQEGAGDDSAWDRGFYWGTATAGYQVEGSAPDSNWRRYVDRAAGMPAVADQSNPLGDGPVDPYRQADDFRHRYAEDIANAHAMGVNTFRFGLEWSRVMPEPGKWDEKELAYYDSIVATLRENGMTPMITLMHWVYPGWVADSGGFMNNVAAFEDFAKAITKRYAGQGVLWVSINEPLAFGAMEVRTGAIKPDQFEGFLDRVAEAHRAVYRAAHEADPKAKVTTNEAYIPPDVLAQFAGFGVKGIEGSFFDRVAGSLDYLGFDYYTGTAADNPASGQSMAARWNIKLQPEDIYYVSRHYAQRYPGLPIYVVENGMVTDNGKPRSDGVTRSQYLSDTVFWLQRAKADGIPIIGYNYWSLVDNYEWGSYRPRFGLYTVDALGDPALKRVPTDAVQAYTQITRDAGTAPGYRPVIPVAKCSTTVGQDSCAPLDPKGPTVPLR, encoded by the coding sequence ATGAAGTGGATGAGCGCCGTCATGGCATCGGCAGTCGTGTTCGCGGTGGGGTTGACCGCCTGCAGCCCCCGGCAGGAGGGCGCAGGGGACGATTCGGCGTGGGACCGTGGGTTCTATTGGGGCACTGCCACCGCGGGCTACCAGGTGGAGGGGAGTGCCCCGGACAGCAACTGGCGCCGCTACGTCGACCGCGCCGCGGGCATGCCCGCGGTGGCTGATCAATCCAACCCCCTCGGGGACGGGCCCGTCGATCCGTACCGGCAGGCAGACGACTTTCGCCACCGATACGCCGAGGACATCGCCAATGCACATGCCATGGGCGTCAATACATTTCGGTTCGGACTGGAGTGGTCGCGGGTCATGCCCGAGCCGGGCAAGTGGGACGAGAAGGAACTTGCGTACTACGACTCCATCGTCGCCACGCTGCGCGAGAACGGCATGACGCCGATGATCACGCTCATGCACTGGGTGTACCCGGGCTGGGTTGCCGACAGCGGCGGGTTTATGAACAACGTCGCGGCATTCGAAGACTTCGCCAAGGCGATCACCAAACGCTATGCCGGGCAAGGGGTGCTGTGGGTCAGCATCAACGAACCGCTGGCCTTCGGGGCGATGGAGGTACGTACCGGCGCGATCAAGCCCGACCAGTTCGAGGGGTTTCTGGACAGGGTCGCCGAGGCCCACCGCGCCGTGTACCGGGCCGCACACGAGGCCGACCCCAAGGCGAAAGTGACGACCAACGAGGCCTACATCCCGCCGGATGTGTTGGCGCAGTTCGCAGGTTTCGGGGTGAAGGGGATCGAGGGATCGTTCTTCGACCGGGTCGCCGGCAGTCTGGATTACCTGGGGTTCGACTATTACACCGGCACCGCGGCGGATAACCCCGCATCGGGGCAAAGCATGGCTGCGCGCTGGAACATCAAACTGCAGCCCGAAGACATCTACTACGTATCGCGGCACTACGCGCAGCGATATCCCGGGCTGCCGATCTACGTCGTCGAGAACGGCATGGTCACCGATAACGGAAAACCGCGGTCAGATGGCGTGACCCGGTCGCAGTACCTCAGCGACACCGTCTTCTGGCTGCAGCGGGCCAAGGCCGACGGTATTCCGATCATCGGGTACAACTACTGGTCCTTGGTCGACAACTACGAATGGGGAAGCTACCGGCCACGTTTCGGTCTGTACACCGTCGACGCGCTGGGTGATCCGGCGCTGAAGCGCGTGCCCACCGATGCCGTCCAGGCCTATACGCAGATCACCCGGGACGCGGGCACCGCACCCGGCTATCGCCCGGTGATCCCGGTGGCGAAATGCTCCACGACGGTGGGGCAGGACAGCTGTGCGCCACTGGATCCGAAGGGGCCGACGGTTCCGCTGCGTTAA
- the tsf gene encoding translation elongation factor Ts, protein MANFTAADVKRLRELTGAGMLDCKNALAESDGDFDKAVEVLRIKGAKDVGKRAERATAEGLVAARDGVLVELNAETDFVAKNAEFQGLADIIVGAAAAGKIGDLDALKAAKVEDGRTVEQAIADLSAKIGEKLELRRVAYFDGTVETYLHKRAADLPPAVGVLVEYTGSGTEAAHSVALQIAALKAKYLTREDVPADVVENERRIAEETAKSEGKPEQALPKIVEGRVNGYYKDVVLLDQASVSDSKKTVKALLDEAGVTVTRFARFEVGQA, encoded by the coding sequence ATGGCGAATTTCACTGCTGCCGATGTGAAGCGGCTCCGGGAACTGACCGGTGCCGGAATGCTCGACTGCAAGAACGCCCTGGCCGAGTCCGATGGTGATTTCGACAAGGCCGTCGAGGTGCTGCGCATCAAGGGTGCCAAGGACGTTGGCAAGCGCGCTGAGCGTGCGACCGCCGAGGGCCTCGTTGCCGCGCGTGACGGTGTGCTGGTCGAGCTGAACGCAGAGACCGACTTCGTCGCCAAGAACGCCGAGTTCCAGGGGCTCGCCGACATCATCGTCGGTGCGGCCGCGGCCGGCAAGATCGGTGATCTGGACGCCCTCAAGGCCGCCAAGGTCGAGGACGGCCGGACGGTCGAGCAGGCCATCGCCGACCTTTCCGCCAAGATCGGCGAGAAGCTGGAGCTGCGCCGGGTGGCGTACTTCGACGGCACCGTGGAGACCTACCTGCACAAGCGTGCTGCTGACCTGCCGCCCGCGGTAGGCGTGCTGGTCGAGTACACGGGATCTGGCACCGAGGCCGCGCACTCGGTCGCACTGCAGATCGCCGCGCTCAAGGCCAAGTACCTGACGCGTGAGGACGTTCCGGCCGATGTGGTCGAGAACGAGCGTCGCATCGCCGAGGAGACCGCGAAGTCGGAAGGCAAGCCCGAGCAGGCGCTGCCCAAGATTGTCGAGGGTCGCGTCAACGGTTACTACAAGGATGTCGTGCTGCTGGATCAGGCGTCGGTGTCCGATAGCAAGAAGACCGTCAAGGCCCTTCTCGACGAGGCCGGTGTCACCGTGACCCGCTTCGCGCGGTTCGAGGTTGGACAGGCCTAA
- the frr gene encoding ribosome recycling factor, whose translation MIDEVLLDAEEKMEKAVAVARDDFATIRTGRANPSMFQRVVIDYYGTITPITQVAGINVPEARLVVIKPYEANQLKAIEEAIRNSDLGLNPSNDGSIIRVAVPQLTEERRRELVKQAKGKGEDAKVTLRSIRRKANDELNRIKKDGEAGEDEVGRAEKDLDKTTSQYVTQIDELVKHKEGELLEV comes from the coding sequence GTGATCGACGAGGTTCTTCTCGATGCCGAGGAGAAAATGGAAAAGGCCGTGGCGGTTGCCCGCGATGACTTCGCGACGATTCGCACCGGGCGTGCCAATCCGAGCATGTTCCAGCGGGTAGTCATCGACTACTACGGCACAATCACGCCCATCACGCAGGTTGCCGGCATCAACGTGCCCGAGGCCCGCCTGGTGGTCATCAAGCCCTACGAGGCCAATCAGCTCAAGGCCATCGAGGAGGCGATTCGCAATTCGGACCTGGGGTTGAACCCGAGCAATGACGGCAGCATCATTCGCGTCGCCGTCCCGCAGCTCACCGAGGAACGTCGCCGTGAGCTCGTCAAGCAGGCCAAGGGCAAGGGCGAGGACGCCAAGGTGACCTTGCGCAGCATCCGTCGTAAAGCCAATGACGAGCTCAACCGGATCAAGAAGGACGGCGAGGCCGGTGAGGACGAAGTGGGCCGCGCGGAAAAGGATCTGGACAAGACCACGTCCCAGTACGTGACCCAGATCGACGAGTTGGTGAAGCACAAAGAAGGCGAGTTACTGGAGGTCTAG